GATTGATGGACTCCATACACCATCCCAAAGCCATCTCAGTAGTTCACTGTAAGGCCCACACCAATGGCACGGACTTTATCTCTGTAGGAAATCGGATTGCCGATTCCGCTGCCCAGGAGGCAGCGGGATTGAGAGGGGAAATAGTTGGGAATGAATTTCAGGCCCTTTTGGCCCCAGCTGATGTGGACTTCAAACGAATGTATGATACAGCCCAGCCAGAAGAAATAATATCATGGCAGGAGCTAGGAGCACAATTAAATGACAATGCGTGGGTCATGCCCGATGGTCGCCTGGCAATGCCAAGAGCTTGGGTACCCCGCCATCTCCGGGTCCTGCACAATTTTACGCATTGGGGGGCGAACCGTCTTAGCGACAGTATCCTTAGACACTGGTATGCCCCAGGTGTTCACCAATTCGCCAAATCGGTATCTAAAAACTGTCCCATCTGCGCGGGGTTTAACCCCAAAACCGAACCCCGCAAGCCCCCCGGCTCCAGACCATGGGCGTATATTCCTTTTGAGAGCCTGCAATTGGACTTTGCTGAGCTTCCGAGCTGCTTAGGGTATAAACAATTGCTAGTAATAACCGATCGCCTTTCTGGGTGGCCGGAGGCGTTTCCATGCAAACATGCAAATGCGCAAACCGTGGCCAGGATTCTCATGCAGGAAATTATACCCAGGTATGGAGTTCCACGGCGTTTAGACTCCGACCGCGGAACCCATTTTGCAGCTGAAATCGTCCAATCCATTTCTAAGGCTTTTGGAATTAAGTGGCAACTCCATACCCCATATCACCCCCCTTCATCCGGACAGACTGAGCGGATGAATGGACTAATCAAGACCCAACTTGGAAAAATATGTAAAGCCACTGGCCTTAAATGGGTTAATGCACTGCCATTGGTACTCCACAACATCCGTAGTCAGCCCAGGGGTCTCCTAAAACTCTCCCCTTACGAACTTTTATTTGGCCGACCATCGCCAACCCATACCACTCAACTTCCTACTTCCGAACTGGAAGTTGGGGAGAATGAACTAATAACTTATGTGAGACAATTACAGCAACAACTAAAGAAACTTCACCGATATGCCGCGAACTGTCAGAATGTACCCCTTGATGTGGATGCCCACTCCTTTAAACCCGGAGACTGGGTACGCATCAAAACCTACAGACGCATAGCCCTACAGCCTCAGTGGGAGGGACCCTTCCAAGTCCTCCTCACAACACCCACGGCAGTCAAGGTGTCCGAGCGCTCCGCGTGGATCCACCACACGTTCTGCAAACCAGCGCAACCTCCACAGGACGACTCTGAAGGATCTACACCACCGCCGCCCGAGGACGTCGCCTCCCCGACCGACATCGCAATGGACACCGGCCTGGGCCCCGACTCCCCGGACAGCCCTACAGCCCAGGCAACCAGATCACCATCTGAAGAAGACAACGCTGACCACGAGTCACCGGAGAAATGGCTATCTAGAATCCTGCTTGACCCACATCCAGACGACCCCGACCGCCCTCCCATCCGACTGCAGTTCCGGAAGGAGAAGATCGCCGAAACCAACACCTGATACCCCGTTTTTGTTTTCCCTACCCTTATCTCAAACCCTCTTCTTCCCTTACCCCTCCCTTGCATGCTGTCAAACCCAAGCCCCAAGCCCCTTCCTCCCTAAGTGTATCGTGTCTGtcatgttttctttctctcccctacaGGTTGGCAACTCACCTCTAAGGATGgaccgcctcctgctcctggcATGCAGTCTTTCCGTCCTCCCGGTAACCGCGAACCCACCATTCGACTGCGGAAGGAACCCGACAGATTTTTTCTTCCTGGACCGACAAGCGGTTGATTCCACCGATCCCTCATCTCTGAGCAACTTGGGAAACCTCGATTTCTGCTTGCCCGGAACCACGACTTGGCTCCGACATGCTTTCCGCCCCCGCTTGCAGGACACTCAAGTCTGGGAACTGCTCATTCGGTCTGCCTCGTATTCCATCATCGGACGCGCATTCTACACCATTGACAACCTGTGGAACCGACTAACTTGCCACAATGGAACTTATCACAAAACTCAATGGGGAATGACAGTCAGGACTTTTGACCCCACTGAGATAGGACATGGACTTTGGGAAGGGTATACGGACTCTGTTTCTAATGACTTCTGGACTTATGGACTTACCTGCACCCATCCTGTCAGTACCACCACAGTTCAAGGTATTTGTGTGCGAAAGTTCTGCTGTCTATGGGATCTGGGGACTTTTTCAGCATGGGATGGGAACAAGTATGTGGAAGGATGGTTACACCCAGTTGGGGGTAGCACTGATTTAGAATGGGATTTCAAGGGGCCCCAGAGATGTGGAGGGATAGCTTCCGACTTGTATCTCCTTCAACGCCATGACCCCCTTCACCCAGTCGGCACGGCCCCCAGATCTGTCAACTTATCTGAGTTTCCTGGTTCCCAACGCAACTCCCTAAGATCCGCTTGGCAAAGCAATTCATATATCCAATTAGTACAGAAGGTAGCCCATGCAACTAACCTCACCGACTGCTGGATATGCGCTCATACCCCAGCACATATTGAGCAAGGGGTGCCTTTTGTTGCGACACCCCTCACACTAGATCAGTACAGATCCCAATACCTCTTCACCCGCAACCTGACTTTTATAAAGCCTACCTCTCAATATATCTACTTAAGCGGGGAAACCACCGGGCCACTATGTAGAAAATTTTCGGGAACCAAGGATCACATAGGATCCAGTTCCTGCTTAGTGACTGTCGCTAGTGATCCCGAGGGAAACAGGACATGGATTCAGAACCGTACCCATTCCCGCCCTTACCCAAATATGAAATCTGCCCTCACCGCAGTGCTTTACCCCTTGATAGCCGAAACCCCTAGCGCGGCCCTTGTGGAAACCTTTCAGACTGGCCGTATTGGGGAACCCTTGAGTGGGTTGTTCTGGGTCTGTTCCACACGAGCTTTCACCTGGGTCAGCATACACATGCAAGGATCCTGCTACCTGGGTCATGTGCACCCGGGGCTTCGAGTAACCCGGAATTTACCCCATGGCCGCAGAAGGAACAGACGTTCCCCAGTGACTTCCCGGAAGCCCAGTGCTAGTGGAGAGACATGGCTCCGTGCACTCATTCCTGCATACGGAGCCTATTCTAACCACTTGGACATTTTACGATTGACGGACATTTTGCTCCGTTTTATAAACGAGTCTGAAGCCTCCACCATGTCAGTCTTGACGGAGTTGACCCAGGTCCGCTCCATGACCCTGCAGAATCGCCTTGCTCTTGACCTTCTATTGGCCTCCCAGGGCGGCACATGTAAGCTCATCGGGGCAGAGTGCTGCTCCTACATTTCTGATCAGACCCTTAACGTCACCGCGCATCTCCAAACAATGGACTCCCTCGTTCATGATCTCAGGAACATCCAGCATGAGGGACTGGGGAATTGGGACCCTTGGTCATGGCTCCCAAATGTCACTTGGCTCAGGGAGGTAGTGAAGGGGACCGTCTACATTGCTATATCCCTGGCACTCCTCCTattcctttcctgctgctgcctccagagCTGTCCTTTAGCGACAGCCGCTGGCAGATCTCTAGCTCCCTCTGTAAGCCTCCAAGCCCCCCTCCAGCGAGCCCCCGAGTTTCCAGAAGAAATTCCGATGTTCCATTTGGGAAATGGTGATTACGTAAACGTTGATGTGCGGcattaatttttaataaattaaaaattaggccgcagagaggggaaatgaaataGAAATCGGGGTACACAATCCACGTTTAAGGGGTCcagaaatgaacagaga
Above is a window of Zootoca vivipara chromosome 2, rZooViv1.1, whole genome shotgun sequence DNA encoding:
- the LOC132591772 gene encoding uncharacterized protein LOC132591772; its protein translation is MDRLLLLACSLSVLPVTANPPFDCGRNPTDFFFLDRQAVDSTDPSSLSNLGNLDFCLPGTTTWLRHAFRPRLQDTQVWELLIRSASYSIIGRAFYTIDNLWNRLTCHNGTYHKTQWGMTVRTFDPTEIGHGLWEGYTDSVSNDFWTYGLTCTHPVSTTTVQGICVRKFCCLWDLGTFSAWDGNKYVEGWLHPVGGSTDLEWDFKGPQRCGGIASDLYLLQRHDPLHPVGTAPRSVNLSEFPGSQRNSLRSAWQSNSYIQLVQKVAHATNLTDCWICAHTPAHIEQGVPFVATPLTLDQYRSQYLFTRNLTFIKPTSQYIYLSGETTGPLCRKFSGTKDHIGSSSCLVTVASDPEGNRTWIQNRTHSRPYPNMKSALTAVLYPLIAETPSAALVETFQTGRIGEPLSGLFWVCSTRAFTWVSIHMQGSCYLGHVHPGLRVTRNLPHGRRRNRRSPVTSRKPSASGETWLRALIPAYGAYSNHLDILRLTDILLRFINESEASTMSVLTELTQVRSMTLQNRLALDLLLASQGGTCKLIGAECCSYISDQTLNVTAHLQTMDSLVHDLRNIQHEGLGNWDPWSWLPNVTWLREVVKGTVYIAISLALLLFLSCCCLQSCPLATAAGRSLAPSVSLQAPLQRAPEFPEEIPMFHLGNGDYVNVDVRH